Proteins from a single region of Nitrospirota bacterium:
- a CDS encoding VOC family protein: MAHQVVWVDIPATNIDRAIRFYSIILNGKIEKQEFPGMSIGTFPMGPNEVSGCVFQKEGDRPSSSDQGPLVYLNVNGRLDEVLKKVVPNGGKILQPRQDISPYGFRAIILDSEGNRIALHSM; encoded by the coding sequence ATGGCGCATCAAGTGGTTTGGGTAGATATTCCAGCAACAAATATTGACCGGGCAATCCGTTTTTATTCTATTATATTAAATGGAAAAATAGAAAAGCAGGAATTTCCCGGTATGTCGATAGGCACTTTTCCTATGGGCCCTAACGAAGTGTCCGGTTGCGTTTTTCAGAAGGAAGGGGACAGGCCCTCATCCTCCGATCAGGGTCCATTAGTTTACCTCAATGTAAATGGTCGGTTGGATGAAGTTCTGAAAAAGGTTGTCCCTAATGGCGGAAAAATTCTTCAACCCAGGCAGGATATCAGCCCTTACGGTTTCCGGGCGATTATTCTGGATAGCGAAGGGAACCGGATCGCTCTTCATTCCATGTAA